TCACGGATATGCACAGGGGTAGAGGCGTCTACAGGAGGGTTTTAAAGTCTGCCAGATGGCTGAGGGATGTGGGGTTCGGAGGAGACCTGGTAGCTAGGATGACGGTCACCGAGGTAAGCGACATATGGAGGGACGTAACCCATCTCTTAAGCTTAAACCTGTTCGACCATGTACACTGGCAGCTAAACGTGGTCTGGAGCCCCAGGTGGAGGGACTTTAAAGGGTGGCTTAGGTCGAGTTATAAACCGGGTTTAGATAGGCTTAGGGAGCTTTGGGTTAGGGGCCTTCTTGAAGGCCGGGTCTTAGGGTTAGCACCCTTCCAAGGTGTGTTGAGGAGGCTCTTCTATGGGGGGCCGAATCCTCCATGCGGGGCGGGGGTTGAAAGCTTCTCCATACTGACCGACGGTAGGATTCTCGCCTGCCCCATAGCCGTGGACGTGCCTTGGGCTAGGCTTGGGCACATCCGCGACACCTCCCCCGAGGAGTTGACGGGTAAAATATCGATAGGTGAGCCTTGTACGGGCTGCGATATCCTCCAGGCTTGCGGCGGCAGATGTCTATACGCTCATATGGAGAGGCTCTGGGGAATGGATGGCTTCAGGGATGTATGCATGGCTACCCGCTATCTAGTCGAAGAAGTCATGGGGGTTAAGCCTCTGGCCGAAAAGCTCATAGCCGACGGCGTGGTAAACCTAGACGAGCTCCTATATCCGACATACAACAACACGGTCGAGATAATACCGTGAAACCTTTCTACTCCATCTCGACACGCTTCCTCAGGAGACCTATCTTCTCTATGTAGGCTTCCACCACGTCACCAGGCCTTAGGTATGTGCCTCTAGCCATTCCGACACCGGATGGGGTGCCTGTCGATATTATATCTCCGGGCTCCAGAGTAACGAAGCTCGATATGAACTCTATGAGCTCGGCCACCGTGAAAACCATTCTAGAGGTCGAGGAGTCTTGCATGGTCACCCCGTTGACTTTAAGCCACAACCTCAAGCTCTGCGGGTTTCCTATGTAGTCTGAAGACGCTATACAAGGTCCTATGGGTGCAAAACTGTCGTGCCATTTACCGTGGAGCCAGTCGAAGAATCGGTCTTTAGGCCTGTTTTTTCTCATAGGGTTAAGCTCGAGACATCTATCGGATACGTCTATCAGAACCGTATAGCCTGCTACGTGGCTTAGAGCATCCTCCGCCTTAATGTGTTTTCCACCTCTACCTATCACGGCCGCAAGCTCCACCTCCCAGTCCACACAGTTCGGCGAGGTCTTAGGGATAAGTATAGGCTCGTCTGGGTCTGTCAAAGTCGTGGAAGGCGGTTTCATGAAGAAGTATGGGTAAGTAAACTTCTTACCCGGTATCTCATCGCCACTCTCTGCGACGTGTTCGGCGTAGTTTCCGGCTAGAAGGATTAGCTTCTTAAGTTCAACGACCGGTTTGAGTAGTTTAACCGTTTTTATGTTGAGGGTTATCGGTGGAGAGTCGAGTTTATCGATGTTCAGCTCGTAAAACTCTTTAAGTTTCTTAGCCATCACGTAGCCGGCGCCGTCTGGCGGTAGGTAGAATAAGGGGTCTGTTGGAAACTCCTCCAGATCCCCAGCTAATCTCTCGCCGCCTAGAGCCCTATAGGCTATGTATAGGGTCTTCAAGTCGACGACTTTATCGTCATAGTAGAACCCTATACGTGTCTCGCCGTCCAGCCTGTAGCGGCAGATCCTCATGAAAGAAACTCTAACCATGATCGGGAATTTAAAACTTGTCCGATAAAAATTCGTCTAAAAATGGGGGGATTAAACCGTTAAATCCGGTTCTATCGGCTACCCAAGCCTATCTTCTCAAGAATCTCTATGAGTTTTTTCATGCATATCCTCGACGCTTCGAAGCCTAGGCTGGAGTATTTGGAGCCACCGGGCATAAGGACTTCTTTTTCCTCAAGCTTAACCTTAGGTCTCCAATGGGTTTCGAGAGATAAATACCCCCTATAGCCGTCCAACGCTAGGGCTTTAAACTGGCCTCTGTAGTCTACGTCGCCATCTCCGACCGGTGTAAACTCGTGGGCTCCGCCGGGGCCCTTCCTTACACCGTCTTTTATATGGACGTGAACCACGTAGTCTCTGACGTATCCATATCCGTCTGGGTACGGTGTCTCACCTTCGGGATCCCATATATCGTTTCCAGGGTCCCAGGTCGCTCTGACCACCCTGGAGCCTACCTTCCTGAGGAACTTGGAGAGTTTGAGACCGTTGCTCGCATACGTAGACGGCTCGTTTTCGACGGCGAGTATCACACCCTCCTCCTTAGCTATATCTATAGCCTCCTGGTAAAGCTCGACGATCCTATCCAGCACATCTTCTATGTGATTTCTTTTCCAGAACGTGAAAACCCTGATTATATTCGTGTCGAGCGTTTTACCGAGCTCTATACACTTCCTGAGTATGTCTAGGTGCTGCCTATACTCCCTCTCATCATATAGCTCGGATTTGAAGACCGGAGAAGCGATTGCCGCGGTCTCCAACCCATGCCTCTTAAGCGTGCTCCTTATGGAGCCTGCGATGTCCACGAGTTCATGCGGCTTTTTATCGAATAACGTTCTGATTTCTAAACCGTCTAGGTTAAACTCTTCGGCGAATTTTACGAGGTCGTCTAAGCTCTGTGAAACCTCATCCGATATCACAGATAGCTTAAACCTCAACAAGTCCACCTGTCTATACGTATCGTCTCGAGCTCTCTTATATCTTAGCTCCTCTAGGAGCCCAGTCTAAGCCTCTCGACGTGAAGGAAGTCCCTATACCCTCTCCTAGGCGGTCTAACGGGCTTCTCAGCGGGATACCCCACGGGGATTATGGCTATAGGTCTCACGTAACCCGGCGCCCCTATGATCCTCGCAACCTCTTCGTCTCTGAAAGCCCCGACCCAGCAGGAGCCTAACCCCAACGCCGCGGCGGCGAGCTCCAGGTAGGCGGCCGCTATACTCGCATCGTTTATCGAGTATAGCTCCTCGCCTCTTCTACCGTACCTCATAGCCGACCTTCGTCTATTAGCGCATACGACGAACACGACGGGTGCCTCGGCTATAAAGTACTGTCCCCAAGCCGCCCTAGCCAACGCCTCCTTACGCGTCTGATCCTTAACGATCACGATCTCGTAGGCCTGCAGGTCCCCGGCGGACGGCGCCAAGTTCACGGTCTCAAGGATCCTAACTATCTTATCCTCTTCGACGGGTTTAGGTTGATAGCTTCTTATGGACCTGCGTCTCTCAACCGTTTCGAAGAAGCTTAACTCGGTCATCGAACTGATGTATCCTGAAAACTGGTATAAAACCTGATTCGTAAGTTGGTGGGTTAAAGATATATCCGCGTCTGCGTCATAGCTTATGGCGGTGGAGTTTCTTGAGCGGCGAAGGCTACAACGTGATCGTGATAATCTCAGACACGTTCAGATATGACCTTTTGAAGGGGAGGTTCGAGGTTAAACCCGGCGTATACGCTAAGACGCCTAGCTTAGATAGGCTTGCAGATGACGGTGTCTTCTTTACAAGAGCCTATCACGCCTCCTTTCCGACCGTTCCGAACAGGCACGACCTCATGACTGGACGCTTTACCTTCACATACTCCGACTGGGCGCCTCTTCCTAGGGACGAACCGGTCATCCAGGAGGTTCTACGTAAGAAGGGGTATACGACGATGATGATAGCCGACACACCGCATATCCTTAAAGATGGTTATCATTACGACAGGGGTTTCAGCGGATGGGTCTGGATAAGGGGACAGGAGAACGATAGATACCGTACGGACCCGTTAGAGGTCGAGCTTCCATGCAAGCCTGAGAAGCTTAGAAACGTCGAGACCACGGTTCAACATATGCGCAACAATGCTCTAAGGCGTTTTGAGGAGGACTGGATACCGGCCAAGACGGCCACCGAGGCCATCAGGTGGCTCGAGAGAAATCACGATAGACGGTTTATGCTGTACGTCGACTTCTTCGACCCGCATGAGCCCTGGGATCCGCCTAGATGGTACGTCGACATGTACGACCCCGGCTATGAAGGCGAGGAGGTCATCTACCCGGCTTACGGTCCATGCAGCTATTTGACCGAAGAAGAGCTTAAACACTGCAGAGCCATGTACGCGGGTGAGGCCTCGCTCGTAGATAGATGGGTGGGGCGTATAGTCGAGAAGGTCGAGGAGCTTGGTTTATGGGATAGAACTGCCCTGTTTTTCACCAGCGACCACGGCTTCTACCTCGGCGAACACGGGCTTATAGGTAAGTCGATAATAATAGGTGGATACCATGGTTTGACGCCGCTTTATGAGGAGGTTGCGCACATACCATTGATCCTCA
This DNA window, taken from Candidatus Bathyarchaeota archaeon, encodes the following:
- a CDS encoding nitroreductase family protein, producing MTELSFFETVERRRSIRSYQPKPVEEDKIVRILETVNLAPSAGDLQAYEIVIVKDQTRKEALARAAWGQYFIAEAPVVFVVCANRRRSAMRYGRRGEELYSINDASIAAAYLELAAAALGLGSCWVGAFRDEEVARIIGAPGYVRPIAIIPVGYPAEKPVRPPRRGYRDFLHVERLRLGS
- a CDS encoding fumarylacetoacetate hydrolase family protein — protein: MRICRYRLDGETRIGFYYDDKVVDLKTLYIAYRALGGERLAGDLEEFPTDPLFYLPPDGAGYVMAKKLKEFYELNIDKLDSPPITLNIKTVKLLKPVVELKKLILLAGNYAEHVAESGDEIPGKKFTYPYFFMKPPSTTLTDPDEPILIPKTSPNCVDWEVELAAVIGRGGKHIKAEDALSHVAGYTVLIDVSDRCLELNPMRKNRPKDRFFDWLHGKWHDSFAPIGPCIASSDYIGNPQSLRLWLKVNGVTMQDSSTSRMVFTVAELIEFISSFVTLEPGDIISTGTPSGVGMARGTYLRPGDVVEAYIEKIGLLRKRVEME
- a CDS encoding sulfatase — encoded protein: MSGEGYNVIVIISDTFRYDLLKGRFEVKPGVYAKTPSLDRLADDGVFFTRAYHASFPTVPNRHDLMTGRFTFTYSDWAPLPRDEPVIQEVLRKKGYTTMMIADTPHILKDGYHYDRGFSGWVWIRGQENDRYRTDPLEVELPCKPEKLRNVETTVQHMRNNALRRFEEDWIPAKTATEAIRWLERNHDRRFMLYVDFFDPHEPWDPPRWYVDMYDPGYEGEEVIYPAYGPCSYLTEEELKHCRAMYAGEASLVDRWVGRIVEKVEELGLWDRTALFFTSDHGFYLGEHGLIGKSIIIGGYHGLTPLYEEVAHIPLILRLPDGLNAKMESDDLVQTPDITATILELTGAVKVFPAEGESLMRIVRGEEWARNMAVSSPSIIRGVRAGLRATITSENWSLILAPEGGPEVEKAEYTMIVDGKARVLKPFGKVQTELYDLERDPKQSVNVLEEHKEVAVRLRDAFLNMLKRLGTDERYIKPWRRCKGLE
- a CDS encoding sugar phosphate isomerase/epimerase, giving the protein MRFKLSVISDEVSQSLDDLVKFAEEFNLDGLEIRTLFDKKPHELVDIAGSIRSTLKRHGLETAAIASPVFKSELYDEREYRQHLDILRKCIELGKTLDTNIIRVFTFWKRNHIEDVLDRIVELYQEAIDIAKEEGVILAVENEPSTYASNGLKLSKFLRKVGSRVVRATWDPGNDIWDPEGETPYPDGYGYVRDYVVHVHIKDGVRKGPGGAHEFTPVGDGDVDYRGQFKALALDGYRGYLSLETHWRPKVKLEEKEVLMPGGSKYSSLGFEASRICMKKLIEILEKIGLGSR
- a CDS encoding TIGR04084 family radical SAM/SPASM domain-containing protein, which codes for MLYIVFTTGRCNLRCSYCGGSFPRHLVPWEVKYRVEELADFLSQDPSPIIAFYGGEPLLNPVFMMEVMDRVEATYVIQTNGLLVDRLGPEYWRRFDTVLLSIDGVESVTDMHRGRGVYRRVLKSARWLRDVGFGGDLVARMTVTEVSDIWRDVTHLLSLNLFDHVHWQLNVVWSPRWRDFKGWLRSSYKPGLDRLRELWVRGLLEGRVLGLAPFQGVLRRLFYGGPNPPCGAGVESFSILTDGRILACPIAVDVPWARLGHIRDTSPEELTGKISIGEPCTGCDILQACGGRCLYAHMERLWGMDGFRDVCMATRYLVEEVMGVKPLAEKLIADGVVNLDELLYPTYNNTVEIIP